The genomic DNA CGGGTCACGGCTTTCCGTGCCAGCTTGGCCAACTCGCGCTCAAGGTTCCGCACGCCCGCCTCGCGGGTGTAACGGCGGATGATCTCCGTCAGCGCCTCGTCGGTCAGCGAGAACTCGGCCTTTTTCAGCCCGTGGTTCTTCTTCTGCTTCTCGATCAGGTGCTGCTTGGCGATCTCGCGCTTCTCGTCCTCGGTGTAGCCCGCCAGCGGGATAATCTCCATCCGGTCGAGCAGCGGCCCCGGCATGTTGTAGCTGTTGGCCGTGGTCAGGAACATCACGTTGCTGAGGTCGTATTCCACCTCAAGGTAGTGGTCCACGAAGGTGCCATTCTGCTCCGGGTCGAGCACTTCAAGCATGGCGCTGGCCGGATCACCGCGGAAGTCCTGCCCCATCTTGTCGATTTCATCGAGCAGGATCAGCGGGTTGGTGGTTTTGGCCTTCTTCAGCGCCTGAATGATCTTGCCCGGCATCGAGCCGATGTAGGTCCGCCGGTGGCCCCGGATCTCGGACTCATCGCGCACACCGCCTAGGCTGATACGGATAAACTCACGCCCCGTCGCCTTGGCCACGCTCTTGCCGAGCGAGGTCTTGCCCACGCCGGGAGGGCCGACGAGGCACAGGATCGGCCCCTTCAGCTTCTTGGAGCGCTGCTGCACCGCAAGATACTCGACGATCCGCTCCTTCACCTTCTCCAGCCCGTAGTGATCCTGATCGAGGATCTTCTCGGCCCGGGCGAGGTCTTTCTTCACGCGAGATTTCACGCCCCACGGAATGGCCAGCATCCAGTCGAGGTAGTTGCGCACCACCGTCGCCTCAGCGCTCATCGGGCTCATGTTCTTGAGCTTCTTGATCTCGGCATCGGCCTTTTCGCGGGCTTCCTTGCTGAGCTTGGTCTCGGCGACCTTCGCCTCCAGTTCGGCAACCTCGTTCTGGCCCTCTTCGCCGTCGCCCAGCTCCTTCTGAATGGCCTTCATCTGCTCATTCAGATAGTATTCGCGCTGGGTGCGCTCCATCTGGCTTTTCACCCGGGTCTTGATCTTTTTCTCGACCTGCAGAACGCTCATTTCGCCCTGCATCAGGCCATAGACCTTCTCCAGCCGCTCGCCCACGTCGAGGGTTTCCAGCAGCTCCTGCTTCTGGTGCACCTCAACGCCCAAGTGGCCGCTCACGAGGTCGGCCAGCTTGTCGGCGGCCTCGGCCTCGGCCACGGCGGCAAGCGCCTCCTCGGGGATGTTCTTCTTCACCTTCGCATAGCGCTCGAACTCGTCGGCCACCGAGCCGGTCAGCGCCAGCACGGTCTCTTCGTTGCCCGGCATCTCGGTGAGCAGCGCGGCGGAGGCCTCAAAATACTCATCGTTCTCAAGGTATTCCTCGATCCGCACCCGCTTGCGGCCCTCCACCAGCACCTTCACGGTGCCGTCGGGCAGCTTCAGCAGTTGCAGAACGTTGGCCAGCACCCCGGCCTTGTAGATTCCTTCGGTCGTCGGCTCATCGACGCTCGGGTCGATCTGGCTGGCAAGCAAGATCTGCTTGTCATCCCCCATCACCTCTTCCAGCGCCCGCACAGACTTTTCGCGGCCCACGAAAAGCGGGACGATCATGTGCGGAAACACCACGATGTCGCGCAGCGGCAGCACTGGGTAGGATTGGCTCAATTGCTCGTGCATGTCATGTCCTTGTTATTGGCAAGGAGGCACCGGCCCCAACCCGTTTCACGGGCATTCAGCGGCAGCCACGGCCCCCTCCGGTCTGCACCTTCAATTGGGGCCTCATACCCGCTTTTCAAGCACAACCGTTCCAGCCCGGCTATCCTGCCTGCCCGGCGCAGGGGGCACAAGCGCCGATCGCACCGGATTTGAGCCAAAAACACTTGCCATGCGCAACCATCACAAGGGGTCAAACACGGCCGCACAGACCCGCGTCATCATCTTCCCGGGCCTCGCGGAAAACGGGCCACAAACAGGCCCCTGCCCGCCACGAAGGCAAAACAATCCGCAACGCCCCGCGCGATTGTCCCCGTGCGTGGCGACAATATACCACCAAATCCGACAGCTCTCGCCCAGCCCATGCCGCAATCTGCCCGCATCTTCACGCAAAACAACATTCGTGCGGGTTATACCAATGCTCCCTGTCCTCTCGGCCCAGCGCCGCCGGATCGCCTTTTTCTCCATCACCATGTCCCTCGGCCTGCTGATGATCGGGCTGCTGCCCGGGCTGGTCTGGTACACCAAGGCCATCTCCTTCATCTTTGCCCCCTTCGTCATGGCTGGCGTGGCTGCCGCCGTGCTGGCCTGGGCCCCGTCAAAACGTGGCTGGCTGGAATGTATCGGCACCGGCGTGCTGCTCGGGGGCGGGCTTGGCGCGCTCACCCGGTTTGACGGGCTCGTCGGCCTGCCACTGGCCATCGCCATCTCTGCCGCGCTGGTCATGGTGCTGCATGAGGCATGGGCCTCCAAACTGCCGCTGCAACTCTCCTTCGTCTCCTCCGCCGCCGGGCACGTGCGCGGCGACGGGGCCGAGCTTTGGGCCGCCGTTGTGCCCGGCGCGGGCGATAGTCTGGTTTCTGAGCGCCTGATCGACATCGAGGCCGACCCGAACGATCCGGGCCACAACACTTTTTACTGCGCGCTCATGGCCTGCGGCGAGCTGGCCGAGGAGGTCACGCTCACCCTGCTGGAGCAAGACAGCTCCGGCACCGCGCGCATCCACATCGAGGGCGAAGACGCGATGGGCGTCATGTCCTCGGGGATCCTCACGATAAAGGTCACCGAGATGGACCCGGACACCACCCATATCGAGCTGCACGAAACCCGCGAGGGGATGATGGCCGGCGAGGTGATCGAGCGGTGGTTCGATGATGTGCTGGCCGGCGAGCTGCGCCACCTTCAGGCGCACTTCCTCAAGGTCAATCCGCCCGAACCTGCCGACCGCAGCGCCGAGGCTGCAGCAGGCCTGCCAGAGGCCAAGGCCGCTGCCAATCTGGCCCCGGCAGAGGCAAGGGCCATGCTGCCCAAACCAAAGGCCCCGCGCCAGATGAAAGACCTCGCCAAACTGCCCGAAGATCACCTGACCTTGCAGGCAGTGCGTCAGGCGGTGAGCGACTAACCGTGTGAGCGACGCAGCCTACCCCCCTTTCGCTGCGCAAACCGGCACAGCACAGACGGGCAGCGCCGATCTCGCGCCCACGCCCCCGGGGCTGGGCGCCCGCTTCACCGCCCGGCTCATCCGGCTGCGTCACAGCCGGGGACGCCTGCTCTACGTCGTGCTTCTGGCCTTCCTCACCGGGCTCGTGATGAACGGACCACTCGATGTGGCCTTCTCCGTCATATGGTTTCTGAGCGAGGGGTTCTCCGCGCCCATTGCGGGGCTGCAACCCGGCATCATCTGCCTGAGCTTCACCGCCGTCGTTTCGCTGATCTATGCCGTGCTCTGGGCGGTGACGATGCTGCTGCTTTTGCCGCTTCGCATGCTGACGGAATGGACGGCAACGCTGGTCTTCATCGGCGCCGTCCTTCACCGCTACGCCCCTCAGGTGCCCGAAGCCCTGCCAAGCTGGCCCCTTGTCCTCGCCACCACGAGCTGGGTATTGAATGTCGTGCTAATCAAATCCGGCCTCGCCCACCGCCCCCTGCCTTGGCTGACCCGGCACCACCGCACGCGGTTCACCCTGCCGATGCCCCCGCTGGAGGCTTACTATCGGCTGCGCGCCCGCCCCGGCCAGCCGCATTGGGACAAGGGCTGGGCCGAAGTGACCGAGGCCGTGCCGGGGGATGACAGCACCCTGCAAATCGAGGTGCGCCGCCGCGCCGGGGCGCAACGCATGTTCATCCGCTACCGCAACGAACACCCCGGCCAGAGCGTCCACATCACAGCCGCCCTCAGCCTCGAGGGCCTCGATGGCGCAGCGGTAGACGGCGAAACCCTGCGCCTCTCGCCCCATGGCAGCGGTGGCACCCTCGTAGAGGTGCAAACCCACGCCCCCCACACCATCTCCAGCCTCGCCTCCGGCCCGATGGAAGACCAGATCTCCGACTACTGGGCCCACGCCGCCGCGCAAATCTCTGGCCGCCCAGACGGCACCTTCACTCGCGCCCTCCTTCGCCCGGCAAAAGCCACCGCTGCCCAAGCGGGATAAAACGCAAAAAATCTTGCGATTCACGGCATTTGCTGCAGCGCCGCGCTTGAACCGACGGTCGAACTTGTCTAAAATTGCAGGCGTTGATGGGGCACAACGCAGGACAGTGAACAGTGATCTACGGTATCGGAACGATTGCCCTACTGTCACTTCTTGGCTTGGTCTTCTCTTTCGGCGTGACTGACGGCACCGATGATGACGACGGGCGGTCTTCCGACTTCGACAGTTTCTGATCTTCGATGACCAGCACAACCGGGCCCACTACCCGGCCAAGCGCCCTCTCTTCGCATATCCGCAAGACCCTGCTGGCCGAGGCCACGCCGCTCACCGTCATCCTGCCGTTCTACGACGAAACCGCCTACTTGGGCACCGCCCTGCGCTCGATCCGGGCACAAGGGATCGACGGGCTGCAGGTGATCGTCGTCAACGACAACCCCGAGCGCTTCGCGCAGGCAGAGGTGGAGGCGCTTGCGGCAGAGGCCATGCAGGGCGTCGAGGTGATCGGGCATGCAACCAACCGTGGCCTCTCGGCAGCCCGCAACACCGGCATGGCAGCGGCGCGGGGCGACTATATCGCCTTTCTGGATTCCGATGATTACTACGTAACCGATGGCCTCTCCGCCCAGCTCGCCGCGGCCCGGCGCAGCGGTGCCGACATCACCCACGCGCCCTGCTATCTCTCCCACCCGGGCAGCCCTCAGCTGACCGTGCTGCATCGTGATGCCGCCCTGCACATGGCCGAACGGGTCACAGACGGGCTGCGCGATGCCGAGGAGGCGCAGTTTATCGTCTCGTCCTGGTCCTCGCTCTACGCCCGGCGCTTTCTCGAAGATCACACGCTGACCTTCGACGAGGAGCAGCCCCGGTTTGAAGACCGCCTCTTCGTGCTCCAGACCACCACCCGCGCCCGCAAGATCGCCTACACCGGCACCCCTGCCCGCGTCTGGCGGCGGCGCGCCGGGTCAATCTCTGTTGCGCCCACCACCCCCGAAACACTCCGCCTTCAGGTGCAACTGCTGGAAAAATGCATGGCGCTGATCCGCGCCGAGGTCGCCGCCGAGCGCCTGCCGCCCCGCTTTGAAAAGCGCGAGCTCTTCAACTGCGTCTCCCGGCTGATCTGGGACATGGAGATCCTGCCCCTGCTGGCCGACCCGCCCGATGCCGAAACCGCCGCCCTCGGCCCGCGCGTGCAAGTGCTGCTGGGAGAGGACAGCTTTGCCAACGCCTTCTTCGATGATCCGATGGTGCAGAAAACCTCGCGCATCGGCATGGCCACCCGGCGCGGGCGGATCACCCGGCTCGATTTCTTCGAACTGCACCGGATGCTGCGCGAGGGCCGCTTTGCCGAGGCCGCTGACCTGCTGGAGGCCCGCGCGCCCCGCCCCGCCGCGCCGGTCGCCGCCTGCCCGGCGCTGCCCGGGCGGTTGGTGCTGCACCTCGGGCTGCACAAAACCGGCACCACCTTCCTGCAGCACGCGCTCCTCAGTCGCCGCACAGCGCTGGAAAAGGCTCGCGTGTTCCTGCCCGAAACCGGGCTGGCCGAGCCCGATGCCGCCCGCCCGCGCCCCGGCGGCTTTCCCGGCCACCAAGGGCTTCTGGCGGCGCACCGGCAGGGCGATGATGCGCTCTGGCGTGCCTTCTACCGCGAGGTCATCGCCGCCCGGCCCGAAACCACGGTGATCTCCTGCGAGAACATGCTGATGCCCACCGATCCGAGCCGTGCCAAGGCGATCCCGGCGCTGATGGCCCGGCTGGCAGGCTTTGGCCGTGTGGAACTCGTGGCCTTCGGGCGCAGGGCGGATGCCTATGCCGAAGCGCTCTATAAAGAGTGGGTCACCGATGGCGGGCGCGGCGGTGCGCGCACGGCGCAGGAGTTTCTCGTCGACCACGGCGCAGGCCTCACCGACTGGCCCGCCCTCTTCGCCCCTTGGGAGGCCGCAGCGGGCAGCCGGGTGAAACTTGCCGACTTCGACGCGCTGAAAGCTGAGGGGCGGCTCTGGGAGGGCTTCTGCGCGCTGGCCGGTCTGCCGGGCACCATCCCGGCCCCCTCCGGCCTGCCCCGCTATCCCTCGCCTGACCGTGAAAGCACAGAGCTGATCCGTCTGGTCAACCTGCTGACCCCGGGCCGCAACACCCGGCGCGAAATAATCCGCGGCTACTTCGCCCTCAACCCCGCGCCACGCGACCGCGCAAGCCTGTTGCCCCCCAACGCCCGCGCCGCGCTCCTCGAAGATTTCCGCCACACAAGCGCGAGCTGGGCCGCCGAGCGCGGCTATGAGCCTGACCTTGCCCGCCTCCAATCCGACCTTGCGGCAGAGCCATGGTCCGCCCTTCCCCCGATCGACCCGGCCCGGCTGGCCGACCTTGTGCAAGCGGGCAGCGCCAGCCCGGCCCTGATGACAGACGGTAAGGCAACCGCCCCAAGCCCCCCCCGCCCCGCCCGGCACGAGCCCCGCCTCGTCATTCGCCTGCGCCCCTGGGCCCGCCGCCTGCTCTCCCGCTGGCTTTGAACGCTGCGGCGACCGGCGAAACATCTTCGACGACCAATAGGGGCAGCTCAAAGCTGGCGGGCCGCGAAGCTCTTGAGGGCGTGGGCAAGCTCATCCCAAGCCGTCCCGGCCATCGAGCGAAACGTATACAGCCGAAAGCCATCGGCAGTGCGCAAGAGTGCGAGCGGCATGTGGTTCAGCAGGCTGCGGGCCGTCGCACCTTCGGCCATCGCGGCAAGATCCAGCGGAACCAAACGGGCCAGCACCTCCGCCGCCGCCTCGCCCGTCAGCTCAAACCCGGCCCAGGCATCGCTCTGATCCACCAGCGCCGCCTGCGCGACCCGCTCCGCCGCGGCCCCGATCAGCATGGCCTGCCCCGCCCCCCACCAGCACAGCCGCGCTGCGCCCTTCGCCGTGCTCTCGCCCGGTGCCGGAAACGTCATGCCCGCAATCTTCACCCGCGCCCCGCCGAGCGGCAAAACCGCCTGCATCGGCTCCGGCGGCAACGCCGAAAGCCGCAGCCCGCCCGCTTCAAGCGCCTCGCGCTCCAATGCAGGCATCGCTTGCAGGCTGGGTAAGGCCCATTGCCCCTCCGGCTCCACCGCCCCGCGCATCCGCTCGCCTTCGGGGTCAAAAAACACCGGCTCGCACACCTCGACCACCGCCCGCATGTCACGCATATGATCGACGCACTGCAGCCGCTCGCCATGCCGCGCCCGCCCGTTGCGCAAAAAGCCCAGCGCCAAGCCGCTTTCCAGCGTGGGCGACCAGCAGGCCGAGGTTGTGTAGCCCTGCGCGTTCTGCCGCACGGCCTCCGCCCCCTCCTTAAAGAGGAAAGCCCCTGCCGAAAGCGCCTTCACCGCGCCCACCGGCTTCAGCCCCACCAACTGCTCGCGCTCCGGGCCGTTCACCAGCCCGGGCCGCGCGCTCATGACCTTGCCGATGCACTCCTTCGCCAGGCTCACCATGCCGCCAAGGCCCACGTCGCCCGCCGTCACCCGCCCGTGAATCTCGGCATGGGTCACAAAGCCCTTTTCGATCCGCAGAATGTTCAGCGCCTCCATCCCATAGGCCCCGCCGCCCTCGGCCTCGGCGGCTTCCACCAGCGCGCCCCAAAGCGCCGCGCCAAACCGCGCTGGCACCGCAATCTCCCAGCCCGCCTCGCCCGAAAAGCTGATCCGAAAGAGCCGCCCGGCCACGCCCGCCACATCCACCGCCGCGCAGCCCATGAACGGCAGCTCCGGCACCTCTTTCACCACCGCGCCCAGCACCGCCCGCGCGCGCGGCCCGGCCACGGCAAACTGCGCCCAGTGCTCGGTGACAGAGATCATCTGCACATCCAGCTCGGGGGCCAGCACCTGCGCGGCAAAATCCGTGTGCCGCATCACCTGCCCCGCCGCGCCGGTGGTTGTGGTCACGAGGTAATGCTCGGCCCCCAGCCGCGCCACGGTGCCATCGTCCATCACATGGCCATCCTCGCGCAGTATCAGCCCGTAGCGCACCCGGCCCTCGCGCAGCCCCGACATCTTGCCAGTGTAGAGCAAGTCCAGCAGCGCCGCCGCGCCGGGGCCCTGCACATCCACCTTGCCGAGCGTCGACACATCGCACACGCCCACCGCGCGGCGCACCATGCCCACCTCCCGGTCGCAGGCTTGGCGCCAAGTGGTTTCACTCGCGCGCGGAAAGTAGCTGGCCCGATACCACAGCCCCGCCTCCACCATCGGCGCCCCCGCGGCCTCGGCGGCGGCATGGCTGGTGGTGCGGCGCACCGGGGCAAAGCCCTGCCCGCGCGCGCCCGCCCCCATCGCGCCAATGCTCACCGGCGCAGCAGGCGGACGATGGGTAGTGAGCCCGGTCTGCGCCAGCGTCCGCCCGGTCGCCTCCGCCAGCACCGCCATCGCCACTTCGCCCGAAACCCGCCCCTGATCGGGCGCCATCCCCTGCGTGGTATAGCGCTTGGTATGCTCGGCTCGCGCATAGCCCTCCCGCGCGGCAAGGCGAATGTCCTTCACCGTCACATCATTGGCCATGTCCAAAAAGGCGCGGCCCTTGATCTCCACAAAATGCGGCGCGTCCTCCCTCGGCCCATCCTCCGCCTCCGGCAACGCGCCCCCGTCACTCAGATCCAGCGCCTCCTGCGCCGCCGCCATGCCCGAGGCCAAGGCAGCATGCGTGCCCGCCAACCCCGCCGCGGCTCCGGCCACCACCATGCCCGGCACCGCGCCCGGCGGGGCGAGAAACATGCCTTCCCGCCACAGCGGCTTGGCCCCCAAATGGGTCGCCAGCTGAATCTGCGGGGTCCAGCCCCCACAAACCGCCAGCACATCAGCACCGATCTTCTCCCGCCTGCCCGCCACTTGCACCGTGACCGAGGTCAGCCCCATGCGCCCGGTCGTGCCCGCCACCTGCGCACCGCTGAAATACGGCGCATCCACAGGGGCCTCGCCGCCCTCGCCCGCCTCGATCACCGCCACCGGCGGCAGGCCCGCGCTTGCAAGGTCTCGGGCCGTGCGCGCCACCGCCGCGCCGCTGCCATAGACGGCCACGCGCGGCCCGGCCACAACGCCCCAGCGCTCCAAATAGGCCCGCACCCCGCTGCCCGACATCACGCCGGGCCGGTCGTTGCCCGGAAAGGCAATCATCCGCTCCACCGCACCGCTCGCCAGCACGCTCGCGCCCGCCACGATCCGCCAGAAGCAACTCGCAGGCACCCCCTCGCCCGGTTCGGCCAGATGCTCGCCCACCCGCTCCACAGCGGCGAAAGTGCCTTGGTCATACACCCCGGTCACGGCGGTGCGCGCCATCACCCGCACGTTTTCCATCACCTCAAGCTCAGCCACCACACCTGCCGCCCAAACATGGCCCGGCTGGCCCCCCACCTCCTCGCGCTCACCCAGCAAGCGCCCGCCAAAATGGCTCTGCTCGTCACAAAGGATCACCCGCTTGCCCGCCCGCCCCGCGGTGAGCGCCGCCATCAGCCCCGCCGGGCCGCCACCGATCACCAGCAGATCGCAATAGGCAAAGGCCTTCTCATGCGGCGTCTCATCATGCGCCCTCTCAAGCGCCCCGATCCCCGCCGCGCGGCGGATCAGCGGCTCATAGAGCTTGAGCCAAGCCTTCGGTGGCCACATGAAGGTCTTGTAGTAAAACCCGGCCCCGAGCCATGGGTGCAGCAGGTCATTCGCCCCCAGCAGGTCAAACCCGAGCGAGGGCCAGCGGTTCTGGCTGGTGGCACAGAGCCCGGGGTAAAGCTCTGCCATGGTGGCGCGACTGTTCGGCACCGGCCCCCAATGGCCCTTCACCGTCACCAGCCCGTTCGGCTCCTCCGGCCCGGCAGTGTAAAGCCCGCGTGGCCGGTGATATTTGAAAGACCGGGCCACCACCCGCACATCATTGGCCAAAAGCGCCGAGGCCAGCGTATCGCCCGGGTGCCCGTGCAGCATCTCCCCGTCAAAGGAAAACGGCAGCGTCCGCCCCCGGTCCAGCGCATGCCCCCGGCCCTGAAGTCTCATGGCGCAGCCACCGCTGCGGCTGGCTGTAGGGTGAGTGAATCCCACCCGCCCCGGGCCCTCACCGCGCCACCTGCCGCGCCAAGCTCACGGCCAGCACCTCATGGCTCGCCGTGTCCCGCTCCACCACCAACCAACTCGCGCACCCCGCCCCGTGATACCAAAGCTCCCGGCTCGGCCCGCAGATGTTCGCCCGGTTGTGCAGGTAGTCATCCCATGCCTCCGCCCCCGCCTCCGGATCGGGCCGGTCAAGCAGCTCCGCACCGCCCACCGGGGTAAATTCCCGGCTGTCGCGCGCACCGCAAAGAGGGCAGGCGATCCTCATCCCTCGCAGTCCGCTTCCGCCGCGCCATCCAGCCGGAAGGTCGTCACCACGTAGCCCGATGTCTCGCCGCGATCGGCCAGCACCGCGCCGCCGCTGCACGTCGTACTATTGCCATGCAGCCCCAGCCCGAAACTGCGGATCAGCAAACGGCTGTCGCTTTCTTCGACGATCTGGATGAACCCCAGATCACACAGGTCAAAACAGGTCTCCGCCGCCGGGTCCGCGCCCTCCACATCAGGCCCGGCCGCCTCGCAGCGCATGTCGGAATAATACCGCTGGCCCAAGGTTTCCGACGCAAGGCTTTCCATTTCGGGCGTGAGTTCTGCCCAAAGCTGAACGCCGCGCGTCCCCCCTTCGATGGGGTGGAAATGCAGCACCAAGCCCTGCACGCCCTGCGTCGGATTGGCCGCCATATGCGCATCCGAATAGAATCGCTGATAGCAATCCGGCCCCGCGATCGCAGGCCCGGCGGCCAGCATCGCAATCACGCCCGCCCGGATCATTGGCACACCCCCGGCGGTGCGCTCTCCAACAGATAATCGGTCAGCACATAGCGGCTCCCGTCCCCGGGCGTCACATCCGCCACCAAGGTCGAGCCACAGCCCGTCCCGTCACTCACCGCCACACCCTCAGTGCGGATCGTGAGCGCGCCCGGCTCCAGTGACACCACCTGAAAGAAGCCCCCGTCGCACTCGCCCTGACAGGTCATCACCCCGTCTTCCATCCAACCCGGCCAGCCCGAGCGCGCCTCATGCGGGCTACAGAACAACACGTTCGAATAGGTCTTCCCAGCCGTCCCGTGGACCCGGGTATAGGCGTTGTCCGCCATTGTGGCGCGGATCTCTGCCACATTGCCGCCGTGCTCCCATGGGCGAAAGGTGATCCGCAGTTTCTCCACGGTCTGCTCCGGCTGGCTCGCGAGATGTTCGGCACTGTAATCCCGCGCCCAGCACTCGCCCTCAAACTCCTGCGCCGTGGCGACCCCCGCCGCCAGCACCGCGCTAATGCAGATTATGCTGCGCACCTGTTCCCTCCTCATCCATCAATCCAATACCTGATCTGAAACGATCCAGTCGAAAGCCCGCCGCATCCGGGTGCGGGCGCTCCTGCGCAATCAGATGCGCCAGCGCAAAGCCAGAGCCGGGCACCGCCTTGAAGCCGCCGTAACACCAGCCGCAATCC from Oceanicola sp. D3 includes the following:
- a CDS encoding sarcosine oxidase subunit delta — protein: MRIACPLCGARDSREFTPVGGAELLDRPDPEAGAEAWDDYLHNRANICGPSRELWYHGAGCASWLVVERDTASHEVLAVSLARQVAR
- a CDS encoding glycosyltransferase family 2 protein, coding for MTSTTGPTTRPSALSSHIRKTLLAEATPLTVILPFYDETAYLGTALRSIRAQGIDGLQVIVVNDNPERFAQAEVEALAAEAMQGVEVIGHATNRGLSAARNTGMAAARGDYIAFLDSDDYYVTDGLSAQLAAARRSGADITHAPCYLSHPGSPQLTVLHRDAALHMAERVTDGLRDAEEAQFIVSSWSSLYARRFLEDHTLTFDEEQPRFEDRLFVLQTTTRARKIAYTGTPARVWRRRAGSISVAPTTPETLRLQVQLLEKCMALIRAEVAAERLPPRFEKRELFNCVSRLIWDMEILPLLADPPDAETAALGPRVQVLLGEDSFANAFFDDPMVQKTSRIGMATRRGRITRLDFFELHRMLREGRFAEAADLLEARAPRPAAPVAACPALPGRLVLHLGLHKTGTTFLQHALLSRRTALEKARVFLPETGLAEPDAARPRPGGFPGHQGLLAAHRQGDDALWRAFYREVIAARPETTVISCENMLMPTDPSRAKAIPALMARLAGFGRVELVAFGRRADAYAEALYKEWVTDGGRGGARTAQEFLVDHGAGLTDWPALFAPWEAAAGSRVKLADFDALKAEGRLWEGFCALAGLPGTIPAPSGLPRYPSPDRESTELIRLVNLLTPGRNTRREIIRGYFALNPAPRDRASLLPPNARAALLEDFRHTSASWAAERGYEPDLARLQSDLAAEPWSALPPIDPARLADLVQAGSASPALMTDGKATAPSPPRPARHEPRLVIRLRPWARRLLSRWL
- a CDS encoding 2Fe-2S iron-sulfur cluster-binding protein; its protein translation is MRLQGRGHALDRGRTLPFSFDGEMLHGHPGDTLASALLANDVRVVARSFKYHRPRGLYTAGPEEPNGLVTVKGHWGPVPNSRATMAELYPGLCATSQNRWPSLGFDLLGANDLLHPWLGAGFYYKTFMWPPKAWLKLYEPLIRRAAGIGALERAHDETPHEKAFAYCDLLVIGGGPAGLMAALTAGRAGKRVILCDEQSHFGGRLLGEREEVGGQPGHVWAAGVVAELEVMENVRVMARTAVTGVYDQGTFAAVERVGEHLAEPGEGVPASCFWRIVAGASVLASGAVERMIAFPGNDRPGVMSGSGVRAYLERWGVVAGPRVAVYGSGAAVARTARDLASAGLPPVAVIEAGEGGEAPVDAPYFSGAQVAGTTGRMGLTSVTVQVAGRREKIGADVLAVCGGWTPQIQLATHLGAKPLWREGMFLAPPGAVPGMVVAGAAAGLAGTHAALASGMAAAQEALDLSDGGALPEAEDGPREDAPHFVEIKGRAFLDMANDVTVKDIRLAAREGYARAEHTKRYTTQGMAPDQGRVSGEVAMAVLAEATGRTLAQTGLTTHRPPAAPVSIGAMGAGARGQGFAPVRRTTSHAAAEAAGAPMVEAGLWYRASYFPRASETTWRQACDREVGMVRRAVGVCDVSTLGKVDVQGPGAAALLDLLYTGKMSGLREGRVRYGLILREDGHVMDDGTVARLGAEHYLVTTTTGAAGQVMRHTDFAAQVLAPELDVQMISVTEHWAQFAVAGPRARAVLGAVVKEVPELPFMGCAAVDVAGVAGRLFRISFSGEAGWEIAVPARFGAALWGALVEAAEAEGGGAYGMEALNILRIEKGFVTHAEIHGRVTAGDVGLGGMVSLAKECIGKVMSARPGLVNGPEREQLVGLKPVGAVKALSAGAFLFKEGAEAVRQNAQGYTTSACWSPTLESGLALGFLRNGRARHGERLQCVDHMRDMRAVVEVCEPVFFDPEGERMRGAVEPEGQWALPSLQAMPALEREALEAGGLRLSALPPEPMQAVLPLGGARVKIAGMTFPAPGESTAKGAARLCWWGAGQAMLIGAAAERVAQAALVDQSDAWAGFELTGEAAAEVLARLVPLDLAAMAEGATARSLLNHMPLALLRTADGFRLYTFRSMAGTAWDELAHALKSFAARQL
- the lon gene encoding endopeptidase La, which translates into the protein MHEQLSQSYPVLPLRDIVVFPHMIVPLFVGREKSVRALEEVMGDDKQILLASQIDPSVDEPTTEGIYKAGVLANVLQLLKLPDGTVKVLVEGRKRVRIEEYLENDEYFEASAALLTEMPGNEETVLALTGSVADEFERYAKVKKNIPEEALAAVAEAEAADKLADLVSGHLGVEVHQKQELLETLDVGERLEKVYGLMQGEMSVLQVEKKIKTRVKSQMERTQREYYLNEQMKAIQKELGDGEEGQNEVAELEAKVAETKLSKEAREKADAEIKKLKNMSPMSAEATVVRNYLDWMLAIPWGVKSRVKKDLARAEKILDQDHYGLEKVKERIVEYLAVQQRSKKLKGPILCLVGPPGVGKTSLGKSVAKATGREFIRISLGGVRDESEIRGHRRTYIGSMPGKIIQALKKAKTTNPLILLDEIDKMGQDFRGDPASAMLEVLDPEQNGTFVDHYLEVEYDLSNVMFLTTANSYNMPGPLLDRMEIIPLAGYTEDEKREIAKQHLIEKQKKNHGLKKAEFSLTDEALTEIIRRYTREAGVRNLERELAKLARKAVTRIVRKKDDAVDVDVDQLEDFLGVKRHRYGLAEMEDQIGVVTGLAYTSVGGDLLSIEALKLPGKGRMKTTGKLGDVMKESIEAASSYVRSISPQIGVKPPRFEKWDIHVHVPDGATPKDGPSAGLAMVTAIVSVLTQIPVRRDIAMTGEVTLRGNATAIGGLKEKLLAALRGGIKTVLIPEENEKDLRDIPDNVKEGLEIIPVSHVRDVLKHALVAEPEAIEWDEAAEEAAAAAAASSKGGESGSAVAH